From Nitratidesulfovibrio vulgaris str. Hildenborough, a single genomic window includes:
- a CDS encoding tetratricopeptide repeat protein, which translates to MQLQDMFLSAESGEPSAQFNLAMIYDEGRGVPRNEAKALEWLERAVASEHHEALNLYAVRVARGEGVKQDFARAASLFRRADRCGFNCEPVYDDMVNDFRDKAFGMELVSSKRAFLKALRPETAEARCTVGEAFIGQGDADSLRTGRELLTSAATLGSGKAMYLLGVLCRDGKGVAANAERAFMWFSLAASCGFAKAESERVNAEGKLDDAGRTRAMQLAARWRRQYLAPVC; encoded by the coding sequence ATGCAACTTCAGGATATGTTTCTTTCGGCAGAGTCGGGCGAACCCAGTGCCCAGTTCAATCTTGCAATGATCTATGACGAAGGTCGTGGCGTACCCCGGAATGAAGCCAAGGCTCTGGAATGGCTGGAGAGGGCTGTGGCGTCTGAACATCACGAGGCACTCAACCTCTACGCTGTCCGCGTTGCGCGTGGCGAGGGCGTGAAGCAGGACTTCGCACGTGCCGCGAGCCTGTTCAGGCGCGCCGACAGATGCGGTTTCAACTGCGAACCCGTGTACGACGACATGGTCAACGACTTCCGCGACAAGGCTTTCGGTATGGAACTCGTCTCCAGCAAGCGTGCATTCCTCAAGGCATTGCGCCCCGAGACGGCCGAGGCGCGTTGCACAGTTGGGGAGGCGTTCATCGGACAGGGCGATGCCGATTCGCTGCGAACGGGACGTGAGCTTCTGACCAGCGCCGCCACCCTCGGCAGTGGCAAGGCGATGTATCTTCTCGGCGTGCTGTGCAGGGACGGAAAGGGCGTTGCAGCCAATGCAGAACGGGCGTTCATGTGGTTCTCGCTAGCCGCATCCTGTGGTTTCGCGAAGGCCGAATCCGAGCGCGTCAATGCCGAGGGCAAGCTTGATGATGCGGGACGCACCCGCGCGATGCAGCTGGCGGCCCGTTGGCGGCGCCAGTATCTCGCACCAGTCTGCTAG
- a CDS encoding rhodanese-like domain-containing protein: MRWRQFLTPVISLSPEQARNLVAESGTNLTILDVRQPAEYAEGHIPGAMLMPLADLADGMRQLPAENPLLVYCAIGGRSRIAAQLLAGNGFSKVMNLSGGFKAWNGATGFGSYDSGLELFPQTLGLEQAIVTAWGLENALEAFYATQMGQAVQGDVADVFGTLAKMESSHKRRLQRQYADIVDAPIDGTGVEAAMARNLVEGGLTTEEYLARAKVDTNDVMEVLQFAMMLEAQAMDLYARAARRADDVETRAFLDAMTREEKSHLAQLATLLDRHLEGESHA, encoded by the coding sequence ATGCGCTGGCGGCAATTCCTGACTCCCGTGATTTCGCTGTCTCCGGAACAGGCACGTAACCTCGTCGCGGAATCCGGCACGAATCTTACCATCCTCGACGTACGCCAACCAGCCGAATATGCCGAAGGTCATATTCCAGGTGCGATGCTCATGCCCCTTGCCGACCTTGCGGACGGCATGAGGCAACTCCCCGCAGAAAATCCCTTGCTCGTCTACTGTGCCATAGGCGGACGTAGCCGCATCGCTGCGCAACTGCTTGCCGGTAACGGGTTCAGCAAGGTGATGAATCTCTCCGGGGGCTTCAAGGCATGGAACGGGGCGACGGGCTTCGGTTCCTACGACAGTGGGCTTGAACTCTTTCCCCAGACACTGGGGCTTGAGCAGGCCATTGTCACGGCTTGGGGGCTTGAGAACGCGCTTGAGGCGTTCTACGCCACACAGATGGGTCAAGCGGTGCAGGGCGATGTCGCGGATGTGTTCGGAACACTTGCAAAGATGGAAAGCAGCCATAAACGCCGACTTCAGCGGCAGTACGCCGATATCGTCGATGCTCCCATCGACGGGACGGGGGTCGAAGCGGCCATGGCCCGCAACCTCGTGGAAGGCGGCCTGACAACAGAGGAGTACCTTGCCCGTGCCAAGGTCGACACCAACGACGTCATGGAGGTTCTGCAGTTTGCCATGATGCTGGAGGCGCAGGCCATGGACCTTTACGCACGCGCCGCACGCAGGGCCGACGATGTCGAGACGCGGGCCTTTCTGGACGCCATGACCCGCGAAGAGAAGTCCCACCTAGCGCAACTGGCGACTCTCCTCGACAGGCACCTCGAAGGTGAGTCCCATGCCTAG
- a CDS encoding NAD(P)/FAD-dependent oxidoreductase, with amino-acid sequence MPSLLLLGAGHAHMTVMEAIPRLIERGHSVTVVGPGERHYYSGMGPGMLGGHYSPEDISFPVRQMVTQRGGTFITARATRIDPQRKHVVLDSGQELAYDVCSCNTGSHVPSSIVDGDATDVFPVKPIENLLAGRESIRRRASRGPVRIAVVGGGPAALEVAGNAAAALTQTGAQGNVAMYAGSSFLRRFPARVRELARKELQKARVKLHEGAYASAVHTGEVVLDNGERYEADIIFTALGVVPSPLFAASGLPVGKDGGLAVDAHLRCTEYDDIFGGGDCIWFTPQPLAKVGVYAVRQNPVLLHNLAARLEGGPLLTFSPGGEYLLIFNTGSGRGILHKAGFTFAGRLAFMVKDWIDRRFIRRFQPH; translated from the coding sequence ATGCCTAGCCTGCTGCTGCTTGGTGCCGGACACGCGCACATGACCGTGATGGAGGCCATCCCCCGTCTCATCGAACGCGGTCATTCCGTGACCGTGGTGGGTCCGGGTGAAAGGCATTACTATTCCGGCATGGGGCCGGGAATGCTTGGTGGACACTACTCACCAGAGGACATCAGCTTTCCGGTGCGCCAGATGGTAACGCAGCGCGGTGGCACGTTCATCACCGCAAGAGCGACCCGCATCGACCCGCAGCGCAAGCACGTCGTTCTCGATTCCGGGCAGGAACTTGCCTATGATGTCTGCTCTTGCAACACCGGGTCGCACGTGCCTTCCTCCATCGTCGACGGCGACGCAACGGACGTCTTTCCCGTCAAGCCCATAGAGAACCTGCTGGCAGGACGTGAAAGCATCCGGCGACGCGCATCCCGAGGCCCCGTGCGCATTGCCGTCGTAGGGGGCGGGCCAGCTGCACTGGAAGTCGCAGGCAATGCCGCGGCGGCACTGACGCAGACAGGGGCCCAAGGCAACGTTGCCATGTACGCTGGCAGTTCGTTCCTGCGCCGCTTTCCGGCACGCGTGCGGGAGTTGGCACGAAAGGAGTTGCAAAAGGCACGGGTGAAGCTTCATGAAGGGGCCTATGCATCTGCCGTTCACACGGGAGAAGTCGTACTCGACAACGGCGAAAGGTACGAGGCCGACATCATCTTCACCGCGCTGGGAGTGGTTCCCTCCCCCCTCTTCGCGGCCTCCGGCCTTCCTGTCGGTAAGGACGGCGGCCTTGCCGTGGATGCCCACCTGCGCTGTACGGAGTATGACGACATCTTCGGAGGCGGTGACTGCATATGGTTCACGCCGCAACCACTCGCCAAGGTCGGCGTCTACGCGGTGCGCCAGAATCCGGTGCTACTGCACAACCTCGCCGCACGCCTTGAAGGCGGGCCATTACTGACTTTCTCACCCGGTGGCGAGTATCTGCTCATCTTCAATACAGGTTCCGGACGCGGCATCCTGCACAAGGCGGGGTTCACCTTCGCCGGTCGTCTGGCATTCATGGTCAAGGACTGGATAGACCGGCGCTTCATACGCCGCTTCCAGCCGCACTGA
- a CDS encoding HAMP domain-containing methyl-accepting chemotaxis protein, protein MAEWRPCAILEYPRHPHSEVAAMKLTHKLAIAFGSLVLVIIVVGGFSVNRLGLIHDDVQEIASNWIPSIKILAKMQGDMNRIRRQQLQHIIATDASAIASIESNIEKLKQQLQDSARIYEKLVSDPSERGNFEKFLDHTRQYYRAMDKGMELSRVNKNVEAAALDRSEIRGHFQAAMDALYAAVEINDKGSAQSAAEATNVVSSARTFSIVLVLVAIAIGAGAGVYIVRGTMAQLGEDPGYLYDVSREIASGNLDIHFRESSHRQGVYSAVQDMVTTLKAKIAEADEKSEQARRKEQEAQQATLEAEEARRQAERAKAEGMLQAAVKLEGVVEVLSSASEELSAQIEQSDRGAEEQARRVGETATAMEEMNATVLEVARNAGQAADIAENTRRKAESGAEIVGRVVTGISEVQSQSVALKHDMEDLGRQAEAIGQIMNVISDIADQTNLLALNAAIEAARAGEAGRGFAVVADEVRKLAEKTMQATTEVGNAIRGVQGGTRKNMDNVDRSVKTIEEATQAARLSGEALREIVKMVDTVSDQVRGIATASEQQSAASEEINKSVEQVSAISAETAQAMREAATAVQELANQSQVLKRLVDDLKRA, encoded by the coding sequence ATGGCGGAGTGGCGTCCCTGTGCTATTCTCGAATATCCCAGACACCCGCATAGCGAGGTTGCAGCCATGAAACTGACCCATAAACTTGCCATAGCCTTCGGTTCCCTTGTCCTCGTGATCATAGTTGTCGGTGGCTTTTCCGTGAACAGGCTAGGCCTGATTCACGACGATGTGCAGGAGATCGCCAGTAACTGGATACCGAGTATCAAGATACTCGCCAAGATGCAGGGGGATATGAACCGTATCAGAAGGCAGCAATTGCAGCATATAATCGCTACAGACGCTTCTGCAATCGCTTCTATTGAGAGTAACATTGAAAAGCTAAAGCAACAGTTGCAGGATAGCGCAAGAATATATGAAAAACTGGTATCTGACCCGTCAGAGAGGGGTAATTTCGAGAAATTCCTTGACCATACACGACAGTATTACAGAGCTATGGACAAGGGGATGGAGTTGTCTCGTGTGAACAAGAACGTCGAAGCTGCAGCTTTGGACAGGTCAGAGATTCGAGGGCATTTTCAGGCAGCTATGGACGCACTGTATGCGGCGGTGGAAATCAACGACAAGGGGTCGGCGCAGTCGGCAGCGGAAGCCACGAACGTCGTGTCATCCGCCCGCACGTTCAGCATCGTCCTCGTTCTTGTTGCCATCGCGATAGGTGCCGGGGCAGGTGTCTACATCGTGCGGGGAACCATGGCGCAACTGGGCGAAGACCCGGGTTATCTCTACGATGTGTCGCGCGAGATAGCTTCCGGAAATCTCGATATCCACTTTCGCGAGAGTAGCCATAGGCAAGGGGTGTACAGTGCCGTTCAGGACATGGTGACAACCCTCAAGGCCAAGATTGCAGAAGCGGATGAGAAGTCTGAACAGGCTCGCCGCAAGGAACAGGAAGCGCAACAGGCCACACTTGAGGCTGAAGAGGCACGCAGACAGGCTGAACGGGCAAAGGCCGAAGGCATGTTGCAGGCTGCGGTCAAGCTTGAGGGTGTGGTCGAGGTGCTCTCATCGGCATCGGAAGAGCTTTCGGCGCAAATCGAACAATCCGACCGCGGGGCCGAAGAACAGGCCCGGCGCGTGGGTGAGACGGCCACCGCCATGGAGGAGATGAACGCAACGGTTCTGGAGGTCGCCCGAAATGCCGGACAGGCCGCTGACATCGCGGAGAACACACGCAGAAAGGCTGAAAGTGGCGCGGAGATTGTCGGAAGGGTCGTGACTGGGATAAGCGAAGTACAGTCGCAATCTGTCGCGCTCAAGCATGACATGGAAGACCTGGGCAGGCAGGCAGAGGCCATCGGGCAGATCATGAACGTCATCTCCGACATTGCGGACCAGACGAACCTGCTCGCCCTCAACGCAGCCATCGAGGCGGCCCGCGCGGGTGAGGCCGGACGAGGGTTCGCGGTCGTTGCCGATGAGGTGCGCAAGCTGGCCGAGAAGACCATGCAGGCCACTACGGAGGTCGGCAACGCCATACGGGGTGTTCAGGGCGGAACCCGCAAGAACATGGACAACGTCGACAGGTCGGTGAAGACCATCGAAGAGGCGACACAGGCTGCTCGCCTCTCAGGCGAGGCCCTGCGTGAGATCGTGAAGATGGTCGACACGGTGAGCGATCAGGTGCGTGGCATCGCCACGGCTTCGGAGCAGCAGTCGGCCGCCAGCGAAGAGATCAACAAGTCGGTGGAGCAGGTGAGCGCCATCTCTGCCGAAACGGCACAGGCCATGCGTGAGGCTGCTACGGCGGTTCAGGAGTTGGCGAACCAGTCGCAGGTCCTCAAGCGCCTCGTGGACGACCTCAAGCGGGCCTGA
- the groL gene encoding chaperonin GroEL (60 kDa chaperone family; promotes refolding of misfolded polypeptides especially under stressful conditions; forms two stacked rings of heptamers to form a barrel-shaped 14mer; ends can be capped by GroES; misfolded proteins enter the barrel where they are refolded when GroES binds), giving the protein MASKEILFDTKAREKLSRGVDKLANAVKVTLGPKGRNVVIEKSFGSPVITKDGVSVAKEIELEDKFENMGAQMVKEVASKTSDIAGDGTTTATILAQAIYREGVKLVAAGRNPMAIKRGVDKAVESLVRELGNLAKPTRDQKEIAQVGTISANSDSTIGNIIAEAMSKVGKEGVITVEEAKGLETTLEVVEGMQFDRGYLSPYFVTDPEKMVCELDEPFILCNEKKISTMKDMLPVLEQVAKMQRPLVIIAEDVDGEALATLVVNKLRGALQVVAIKAPGFGERRKAMLQDIAVLTGGQVVSEDMGIKLENISVADLGTAKRVVIDKENTTIVDGAGKGDDIKARVKQIRAQIEETTSDYDREKLQERLAKLVGGVAVIHVGAATETEMKEKKDRVEDALNATRAAVEEGIVPGGGTALVRVAKVLDDIKPADDDETAGVNIIRRAIEEPLRQIASNAGFEGSIVVERVREGKDGFGFNAATGEYEDLIGVGVIDPKKVTRIALQNAASVASLLLTTECAIAEKPEPKKDMPMPGGMGGMGGMGGMY; this is encoded by the coding sequence ATGGCTTCCAAGGAAATCCTTTTTGATACCAAGGCTCGTGAAAAGCTTTCCCGTGGCGTCGACAAACTTGCCAACGCCGTAAAGGTCACCCTCGGCCCCAAGGGTCGTAACGTTGTCATCGAGAAGTCGTTCGGTTCCCCTGTCATCACCAAGGACGGCGTCTCCGTCGCCAAGGAAATCGAACTCGAAGACAAGTTCGAGAACATGGGTGCCCAGATGGTCAAGGAAGTCGCTTCCAAGACCAGCGACATCGCCGGTGACGGCACCACCACCGCCACCATCCTCGCCCAGGCCATCTACCGCGAAGGCGTGAAGCTTGTGGCTGCCGGCCGCAACCCCATGGCCATCAAGCGTGGCGTGGACAAGGCCGTCGAATCCCTGGTGCGTGAACTCGGCAACCTTGCCAAGCCCACCCGCGACCAGAAGGAAATCGCCCAGGTCGGTACCATCTCTGCCAACTCCGACTCCACCATCGGCAACATCATTGCCGAGGCCATGAGCAAGGTGGGCAAGGAAGGCGTCATCACCGTCGAAGAGGCCAAGGGCCTTGAGACCACCCTCGAAGTCGTCGAGGGGATGCAGTTCGACCGCGGTTACCTCTCCCCCTATTTCGTGACCGACCCCGAGAAGATGGTCTGCGAACTGGATGAGCCCTTCATTCTCTGCAACGAGAAGAAGATCTCCACCATGAAGGACATGCTGCCCGTTCTCGAGCAGGTGGCCAAGATGCAGCGTCCTCTCGTCATCATCGCTGAAGACGTCGACGGCGAAGCCCTTGCCACCCTCGTGGTGAACAAGCTGCGTGGCGCCCTTCAGGTCGTCGCCATCAAGGCTCCCGGCTTCGGCGAGCGCCGCAAGGCCATGCTGCAGGATATCGCTGTCCTCACCGGTGGCCAGGTCGTCTCCGAAGACATGGGCATCAAGCTCGAGAACATCTCCGTGGCCGATCTCGGCACCGCCAAGCGCGTTGTCATCGACAAGGAGAACACCACCATCGTCGACGGCGCTGGCAAGGGTGACGACATCAAGGCCCGTGTGAAGCAGATTCGCGCCCAGATCGAAGAGACCACCTCCGACTACGACCGCGAGAAGCTGCAGGAGCGTCTTGCCAAGCTCGTGGGCGGCGTTGCCGTCATCCACGTCGGTGCTGCCACCGAGACCGAGATGAAGGAGAAGAAGGACCGCGTCGAGGACGCCCTCAACGCGACCCGCGCAGCCGTCGAAGAAGGCATCGTCCCCGGTGGCGGTACCGCGCTCGTGCGCGTCGCCAAGGTTCTCGACGACATCAAGCCCGCTGACGACGACGAGACCGCTGGCGTGAACATCATCCGCCGCGCCATCGAAGAACCGCTGCGCCAGATCGCTTCCAACGCCGGTTTCGAAGGCTCGATCGTGGTCGAAAGAGTGCGTGAAGGCAAGGACGGCTTCGGCTTCAACGCTGCCACCGGCGAATACGAAGACCTCATCGGCGTCGGCGTCATCGACCCGAAGAAGGTGACCCGCATCGCCCTGCAGAACGCAGCTTCGGTCGCTTCGCTGCTGCTCACCACCGAGTGCGCCATCGCCGAGAAGCCCGAACCCAAGAAGGATATGCCCATGCCCGGCGGCATGGGTGGCATGGGCGGCATGGGCGGCATGTACTAG
- the groES gene encoding co-chaperone GroES: MNLKPLNDRVLVKRLESEEKTAGGLYIPDTAKEKPSRGEVVAAGPGKTADDGKLVAMTVKAGDMVLFNKYAGTEIKIDGVEHLVMREDDILAIIE, translated from the coding sequence ATGAATCTGAAGCCCCTCAACGACCGCGTTCTCGTCAAGCGCCTCGAGTCCGAAGAAAAGACTGCTGGCGGCCTCTACATCCCCGACACCGCGAAGGAAAAGCCCTCGCGCGGTGAAGTCGTGGCTGCCGGCCCCGGCAAGACCGCCGATGACGGCAAGCTCGTCGCCATGACGGTGAAGGCTGGCGACATGGTGCTGTTCAACAAGTACGCCGGTACCGAAATCAAGATCGACGGCGTCGAGCATCTGGTCATGCGCGAAGACGACATCCTCGCCATCATCGAGTAA
- a CDS encoding Na+/H+ antiporter NhaC family protein has translation MEQKTNGLALLPLALFLVLFIGTGSILSFTGVKMAFYELSPAVAILPALALALIMGHGGLSKKINIMLAGAGEINIITMCVIYLLAGGFASVAKAIGGVDATVNLGLSLIPAEFILPGLFLIAAFVSTAMGTSMGTIAAVGPIAVGIGQQTDIGLAMLMGSVVGGAMFGDNLSMISDTTIAATRTQGCEMGDKFRMNLLIALPAAVGATLLFWLMGDSGQAARVGAWEMARVLPYVVILAMALAGMNVFVVLFTGIVLAGGVGVAVVPGYSVLQWAKDIYAGFSGMHEILVLSMLMGGLGELIRYQGGLAWLLERIGRMTSDRRDGRTRRLGEAGISLLVSLANLCTANNTVAIILTGGMARGLAETNGVDPRRSASMLDIFSCVVQGLIPYGAQVLLAGSIAGISPVDVSLSNMYCYLLCVAALASIALGLPKGGRKVA, from the coding sequence ATGGAACAGAAAACCAACGGGCTGGCGTTGCTGCCGCTTGCGCTTTTTCTCGTACTCTTCATCGGGACAGGCAGCATTCTGAGTTTCACTGGCGTGAAGATGGCCTTCTATGAGCTTTCGCCCGCTGTCGCCATCCTTCCCGCGCTCGCACTCGCCCTCATCATGGGGCATGGCGGCTTGTCGAAGAAGATCAACATCATGCTTGCAGGTGCCGGTGAGATCAACATCATCACCATGTGCGTCATCTACCTGCTGGCTGGTGGTTTTGCCAGTGTCGCCAAGGCCATCGGCGGGGTCGACGCCACGGTGAACCTCGGCCTGTCGCTCATTCCTGCCGAGTTCATTCTGCCCGGTCTCTTTCTCATCGCCGCCTTCGTATCCACCGCCATGGGCACCTCCATGGGAACCATCGCCGCCGTAGGACCCATTGCTGTGGGCATCGGGCAGCAGACCGACATCGGGCTTGCCATGCTCATGGGCTCTGTAGTCGGTGGTGCCATGTTCGGCGACAACCTTTCGATGATATCCGATACGACCATCGCCGCTACGCGGACGCAAGGGTGCGAGATGGGTGACAAGTTCCGCATGAACCTGCTCATCGCACTGCCTGCCGCCGTGGGTGCTACGCTCCTTTTCTGGCTCATGGGCGACAGCGGTCAGGCTGCACGTGTCGGGGCATGGGAGATGGCGCGCGTTCTGCCGTACGTGGTCATTCTTGCCATGGCGCTGGCGGGCATGAACGTCTTCGTGGTGCTCTTCACGGGCATCGTGCTTGCCGGGGGCGTTGGCGTGGCTGTCGTGCCGGGGTATTCGGTGCTGCAATGGGCCAAGGACATCTATGCAGGTTTTTCGGGGATGCACGAGATTCTCGTCCTCTCCATGCTCATGGGCGGACTCGGTGAGCTTATCCGGTATCAGGGCGGGCTTGCTTGGCTTCTTGAGCGTATCGGTCGCATGACAAGCGACAGGCGAGACGGTCGCACCCGTCGTCTCGGAGAGGCGGGTATTTCGCTGCTGGTGAGTCTTGCCAACCTCTGCACGGCCAACAACACCGTTGCCATTATACTCACAGGGGGAATGGCACGCGGGCTTGCCGAAACCAACGGTGTCGACCCGCGGCGTAGTGCCAGTATGCTCGACATCTTTTCGTGCGTGGTGCAGGGGCTCATTCCCTACGGTGCTCAGGTGCTGCTTGCCGGGTCGATAGCTGGCATCTCCCCCGTGGATGTGTCGCTGTCGAACATGTACTGCTATCTGCTGTGCGTGGCTGCACTCGCGTCCATCGCCCTCGGGTTGCCCAAGGGGGGCCGGAAGGTCGCCTGA
- a CDS encoding ATP-binding cassette domain-containing protein produces MALLSLQNITLNLGGRPLLDGATLHVEAGERLCLVGRNGAGKSTLLRLMAGDLRPDAGEVVRAQGTRFGHMPQDVPAHLSGSVYEVVAEGMGPDGVALAAYHRLETGHADSGTLDAARHHLDTGNGWERHGDMMTVLNHLHLDPDARFEELSGGLKRRALLARALVSSSDVLLDEPTNHLDIEAISWLEDFLQRRARTLVFVTHDRTFLRHLATRIVELDRGQLFAYDCGYDAYLERREERLENETRQNALFDKKLAQEEAWIRQGVKARRTRNMGRVRALQALRSERAERRERMGTAAMRVHEAERSGKLVIEATGVTFAHGDSEPVLRDVDVCIQRGDRVGLIGPNGAGKTTLLRILLGDLEPQQGRVRHGTRLEVAYFDQMREALDIDANAMDNVANGNDRVTVNGVNRHVAGYLREFLFDDDRMRIAVRHLSGGERNRLLLARLFLRPSNVLVLDEPTNDLDVETLELLEELLTDYSGTVLLVSHDRTFLDNVVTSTIALEGQGIVREYIGGYEDWLRQRDEPQRPAREARDVATATQPAERRAVDTRPRKLTFKEQRELAEARDELEQLPARLEALETEQAVLERRLADPASFGSDMSALTETGERLASLEEQQLTLLERWEELEARIAELEMCRS; encoded by the coding sequence ATGGCATTACTCAGTCTTCAGAATATCACGCTCAATCTTGGCGGTCGGCCCTTGCTCGACGGCGCGACTCTGCACGTCGAGGCGGGCGAGCGCCTGTGCCTCGTGGGGCGCAACGGTGCGGGCAAGTCGACACTGTTGCGTCTGATGGCGGGGGACCTGCGCCCGGACGCGGGCGAAGTCGTCCGTGCCCAGGGTACGCGCTTCGGGCATATGCCGCAGGATGTCCCGGCACATCTCTCGGGGTCGGTCTACGAGGTCGTGGCGGAGGGCATGGGGCCTGACGGAGTGGCCCTTGCCGCCTACCACAGGCTGGAGACCGGGCACGCCGACTCCGGCACGCTTGATGCCGCGCGGCACCACCTCGATACGGGCAACGGATGGGAACGGCATGGAGACATGATGACCGTGCTCAACCACTTGCACCTCGACCCCGACGCGCGCTTCGAAGAACTTTCCGGCGGACTCAAGCGGCGTGCCCTGCTGGCGCGCGCCCTTGTCTCCTCTTCGGACGTGTTGCTGGACGAACCCACGAACCATCTCGACATCGAAGCCATATCGTGGCTTGAGGACTTTCTTCAGCGCAGGGCCCGCACCCTCGTCTTCGTCACTCACGACCGTACCTTCCTGCGACATCTGGCCACCCGCATCGTCGAACTCGACCGCGGGCAACTCTTCGCCTACGACTGCGGGTACGATGCCTACCTCGAACGGCGTGAAGAACGGCTTGAGAACGAGACGCGGCAGAATGCGCTCTTCGACAAGAAGCTGGCGCAGGAGGAGGCGTGGATACGGCAGGGGGTCAAGGCCCGGCGAACCCGCAACATGGGGCGCGTCCGCGCGTTGCAGGCCCTTCGGTCTGAACGGGCCGAAAGGCGCGAGCGCATGGGGACGGCAGCCATGCGGGTGCATGAGGCGGAACGTTCGGGCAAGCTGGTCATCGAAGCCACGGGCGTGACCTTCGCCCACGGCGACAGTGAACCTGTGTTGCGCGACGTGGATGTCTGCATCCAGCGGGGCGACCGCGTGGGGCTCATCGGCCCCAACGGTGCGGGCAAGACGACTCTTCTGCGCATCCTGCTTGGCGACCTTGAACCGCAACAGGGCCGGGTGCGGCACGGTACGCGCCTTGAAGTGGCCTACTTCGACCAGATGCGCGAAGCGCTCGACATCGACGCCAACGCCATGGACAACGTGGCGAACGGCAACGACAGGGTGACGGTCAATGGCGTCAACCGCCATGTGGCGGGGTACCTGCGCGAATTCCTCTTTGATGATGACAGGATGCGTATCGCGGTGCGCCACCTGTCGGGCGGCGAGCGTAACAGGCTGCTGCTGGCCCGTCTCTTTCTGCGCCCTTCCAATGTGCTGGTGCTCGACGAACCCACCAACGACCTCGATGTCGAAACGCTGGAACTGCTTGAGGAGTTGCTCACCGACTACAGCGGAACAGTGCTGCTGGTCAGCCACGACAGAACCTTTCTCGACAATGTGGTGACAAGCACCATAGCCCTTGAAGGGCAGGGCATCGTGCGCGAATACATCGGCGGGTACGAAGACTGGCTGCGTCAGCGCGACGAACCGCAACGCCCGGCGCGTGAGGCGCGTGATGTGGCGACTGCGACACAGCCAGCCGAGCGCCGCGCGGTCGACACCCGTCCCCGCAAGCTCACATTCAAGGAACAGCGAGAACTTGCCGAGGCGCGTGACGAACTGGAGCAGCTTCCGGCAAGGCTTGAAGCCCTTGAGACCGAGCAGGCGGTTCTGGAACGGCGACTCGCCGACCCCGCGTCGTTCGGCAGCGACATGTCCGCCCTCACTGAAACGGGAGAACGCCTTGCCTCTCTGGAAGAGCAGCAGCTGACACTGCTGGAACGGTGGGAAGAGCTTGAAGCCCGCATTGCAGAACTGGAGATGTGCCGCAGTTGA
- a CDS encoding YajQ family cyclic di-GMP-binding protein produces MPSFDVVNKIELQELDNAVNNVKKEIETRYDFRNTTTEIDLHKGDLRITVVAADEMKMRALEEMLHAHCVRRKIDPRCLEFKEIEATSRGAVKREVQVKEGIAKDVAQKIVKAIKDSKLKVQGAIQDQQVRVTGKKIDDLQDVIALLREGDFGIPLQFVNMKN; encoded by the coding sequence ATGCCGTCGTTCGACGTGGTCAACAAGATAGAACTTCAGGAGCTCGACAACGCCGTCAACAACGTGAAGAAGGAGATCGAGACACGCTATGATTTCCGGAACACCACGACCGAGATCGACCTGCACAAGGGCGATCTCCGTATCACCGTCGTTGCCGCCGATGAGATGAAGATGCGTGCCCTTGAGGAAATGCTGCACGCCCACTGCGTACGTCGCAAGATCGACCCTCGCTGCCTTGAGTTCAAGGAGATCGAGGCGACGTCGCGGGGCGCGGTGAAGCGTGAGGTGCAGGTCAAGGAAGGCATCGCCAAGGATGTGGCGCAGAAGATCGTCAAGGCCATCAAGGACAGCAAGCTCAAGGTGCAAGGCGCCATTCAGGACCAGCAGGTGCGCGTCACCGGAAAGAAGATCGACGACCTGCAAGACGTCATCGCCCTGCTTCGTGAAGGCGATTTCGGCATCCCGCTCCAGTTCGTGAACATGAAGAACTGA